The Mycobacterium seoulense genome has a window encoding:
- a CDS encoding PE family protein: protein MEPLSHDPAAGVIGVQVVDMATRGLASGAAAAGPVTALAPAGADEVSMQAVAAFAAEGTAMLALNTAAQAEVARTGAALTDIARMYAQVDSETAGSLHSAGGRIAGQTFVGPAGGGGLMPAGPPLGAGGPAPWDTSPVNAGPVASPAPTVPTTSPTVPGPAPAMPAAVNAASTLLGAGAAPLSSLGSIAQGASAGGAAGPGLASSLTGNQDEGQRDEPDDQQPGERLV from the coding sequence ATGGAACCGCTGTCACATGACCCGGCCGCGGGCGTCATCGGGGTGCAGGTGGTCGACATGGCCACTCGAGGCCTGGCCTCGGGCGCTGCCGCGGCCGGCCCGGTGACCGCGCTGGCTCCCGCCGGCGCGGACGAGGTCTCGATGCAGGCGGTGGCGGCGTTTGCCGCGGAGGGCACGGCGATGCTGGCCCTCAACACCGCGGCTCAGGCAGAGGTCGCCCGGACGGGCGCTGCGCTGACCGACATCGCCCGGATGTACGCCCAGGTGGACAGCGAGACGGCCGGCTCGTTGCATTCGGCCGGCGGGCGAATCGCCGGCCAAACTTTCGTCGGACCGGCGGGTGGCGGCGGATTGATGCCCGCGGGGCCGCCGCTCGGCGCGGGCGGCCCGGCTCCCTGGGACACGTCGCCGGTCAACGCAGGCCCCGTCGCCAGCCCGGCGCCGACGGTGCCGACCACCTCGCCGACGGTGCCGGGCCCGGCCCCCGCGATGCCCGCCGCCGTCAACGCGGCGTCGACATTGCTGGGCGCCGGCGCCGCCCCCCTGAGCTCACTCGGCTCGATCGCCCAGGGCGCATCGGCAGGCGGCGCCGCCGGGCCCGGCCTGGCCTCGTCGCTCACCGGCAACCAGGACGAAGGCCAGCGCGACGAGCCGGACGACCAACAGCCGGGCGAGCGCCTGGTGTAG
- a CDS encoding CAP domain-containing protein — protein MNHRMLILPALSAMAAIVCSGAPAAQADNKRLNDSVVANVFTVQHQAGCSNDVKINPQLQLAAQWHTFDVLNNRNLNGDIGSDGSTPQDRANAAGFHGKVAETVAINPAVAISGIELINQWYYNPGYFAIMSNCANSQIGVWSENTRDRTVVVAVYGEPDRPPTAPPKSTPTGPPPAVALQDNVPLDPSPDYDASDEIEYGINWLPWILRGVYPPPALPPQ, from the coding sequence ATGAATCATCGCATGCTGATCCTGCCCGCGCTGTCCGCCATGGCCGCCATTGTCTGTTCTGGCGCACCCGCCGCGCAGGCCGACAACAAGCGGCTCAACGACAGCGTGGTCGCCAACGTCTTCACCGTTCAGCACCAAGCCGGCTGCAGCAATGACGTCAAGATCAACCCGCAGCTACAACTGGCCGCGCAATGGCACACATTCGATGTGCTGAACAATCGTAACCTCAACGGCGACATCGGCTCTGACGGTTCCACGCCGCAAGACCGCGCGAATGCCGCAGGTTTCCACGGCAAGGTAGCCGAAACAGTGGCTATCAACCCTGCCGTAGCGATCAGCGGCATCGAGTTGATCAATCAGTGGTACTACAACCCCGGCTATTTCGCGATCATGTCGAACTGCGCCAACAGCCAGATTGGGGTGTGGTCGGAGAACACCCGGGATCGGACCGTCGTGGTGGCCGTTTACGGGGAACCGGATCGACCTCCAACGGCACCCCCCAAGTCAACGCCGACCGGGCCGCCGCCCGCCGTGGCCTTGCAGGACAACGTTCCACTCGATCCCAGCCCCGACTACGACGCCAGTGACGAGATTGAATACGGCATCAACTGGCTGCCGTGGATCCTGCGTGGCGTGTACCCGCCACCTGCCCTGCCACCGCAATAG
- a CDS encoding NAD(P)H-dependent flavin oxidoreductase encodes MTAGPTPNRVCGLARIDIPIIQAPMTYIAGAQLAAAVSNAGGLGIIETTSEQGRADLRRVRDLTDRPVGANIALIMNRDPATVDLLAANDIRFVTTSAGDPALFTHRLHDAGITVFHVVGTLAAARKAVDAGVDGLIVEGVEGGGFKNRFGASTMVVLPLVAAQIDVPIVAAGGICDARSMAAAFVLGAEGVQMGTRLLASAESPVHGNLKRAVVAADETSTVLLPLDGNRMMRVIRTAAAERLDAATSSGGGAAALQRVQRLYFEGDMDASVANTGQVAGRIHDIASAADIITRMWAGCREVLAATADRLGAADA; translated from the coding sequence ATGACCGCGGGCCCCACACCGAACCGCGTCTGCGGACTCGCCCGGATCGACATCCCGATCATTCAGGCGCCCATGACCTACATCGCCGGTGCACAGCTGGCCGCGGCCGTGTCCAACGCGGGCGGGCTGGGCATCATCGAGACCACGTCCGAGCAGGGCCGGGCCGATCTGCGGCGCGTGCGCGACCTCACCGACCGCCCGGTGGGCGCGAACATCGCGCTGATCATGAACCGCGATCCCGCCACCGTGGATCTGTTGGCAGCCAACGACATCCGCTTCGTCACCACCTCGGCCGGCGACCCTGCGCTGTTCACCCACCGGCTCCACGACGCCGGCATCACCGTGTTTCATGTGGTGGGCACCCTCGCGGCGGCCCGCAAGGCCGTCGACGCCGGGGTGGACGGGCTCATCGTCGAAGGCGTCGAGGGCGGCGGTTTCAAGAATCGGTTCGGTGCATCGACCATGGTCGTGCTGCCGCTGGTGGCCGCGCAGATCGACGTTCCGATCGTGGCTGCCGGAGGGATCTGCGACGCGCGGTCGATGGCGGCCGCTTTCGTTCTCGGCGCCGAAGGCGTGCAGATGGGCACGCGGCTGTTGGCCTCGGCGGAATCCCCGGTGCACGGCAACCTCAAGCGGGCGGTCGTCGCGGCCGACGAAACGTCCACCGTCCTACTCCCCCTCGACGGCAACCGCATGATGCGCGTCATCCGGACGGCCGCCGCCGAAAGGCTGGACGCGGCAACGTCTTCCGGCGGCGGCGCCGCCGCACTGCAACGCGTGCAGCGGCTGTATTTCGAGGGTGACATGGACGCCAGCGTCGCCAACACCGGACAGGTGGCTGGGCGGATCCACGACATTGCGTCCGCCGCCGACATCATCACGCGGATGTGGGCGGGGTGCCGCGAAGTGCTGGCGGCCACCGCGGATCGGCTCGGGGCCGCCGACGCCTAG
- a CDS encoding acyl-CoA dehydrogenase family protein, whose amino-acid sequence MTSIADTDDRVVSLARGMRELVQAEAAESERMRTLTPAIVDEMWATGLMSAFNPVEAGGMEPSFTEMIETWIEMAWQDGSFGWVGIANLPSSFAAAAYLPDEGFAEVFTAHDNRVTMGGQFFPNGQGSAVDGGYLVSGSWNFGSGTGHSQYVAAGFLPMDNGEMRWISEGFPEMRVAVIPRHQISFNDGWFVQGLKGTGSYDYSAQEVFVPASRTFELFARRPHRGASPATRMGLMPVTAAGHASWALGVAKSMLDDVQELAATKFRMSDMASLASRPTFQKGLAHHRAAWRAARLLVIDAFTTAEAAVASGEELTPALRADMRVAAVYATDTARGCAEWAHLVAGTSSIREGSRLERAFRDIYTGTQHAFISEKVAIDVAQIWLGIIDDQPGL is encoded by the coding sequence ATGACGTCGATTGCCGACACCGATGACCGGGTGGTCTCGCTGGCCCGCGGAATGCGCGAACTGGTGCAGGCCGAGGCCGCCGAATCCGAGCGGATGCGCACCCTCACCCCGGCGATCGTCGACGAGATGTGGGCGACCGGGCTGATGTCCGCCTTCAACCCCGTCGAGGCCGGCGGCATGGAACCGTCGTTCACCGAAATGATCGAGACCTGGATCGAAATGGCTTGGCAGGACGGCTCTTTCGGCTGGGTCGGGATCGCCAACCTGCCGTCCTCGTTCGCCGCGGCAGCGTATCTACCCGACGAGGGCTTCGCTGAGGTGTTCACTGCACACGACAACCGCGTCACCATGGGCGGCCAATTCTTCCCCAACGGTCAGGGATCCGCCGTGGACGGCGGTTACCTGGTGAGCGGGTCGTGGAACTTCGGCTCGGGCACCGGGCACTCCCAGTACGTCGCGGCCGGGTTCCTGCCCATGGACAACGGCGAGATGCGTTGGATCAGTGAGGGCTTCCCCGAGATGCGGGTCGCGGTGATTCCCCGCCACCAGATCAGCTTCAACGACGGCTGGTTCGTGCAGGGGCTGAAGGGGACCGGATCCTACGACTACAGCGCCCAGGAGGTGTTCGTGCCGGCGAGCCGCACCTTCGAGCTGTTCGCGCGCCGGCCGCATCGCGGCGCGTCGCCGGCCACCCGGATGGGCTTGATGCCGGTCACCGCCGCCGGCCACGCGTCGTGGGCACTCGGCGTCGCCAAGAGCATGCTCGACGACGTCCAGGAGCTTGCGGCGACGAAGTTCCGGATGAGTGACATGGCGTCGCTGGCCAGCCGCCCCACCTTCCAGAAGGGGCTGGCGCACCACCGCGCGGCCTGGCGAGCCGCCCGTCTGCTGGTGATCGACGCGTTCACCACCGCCGAGGCCGCGGTCGCGTCGGGGGAGGAGCTGACACCTGCCCTGCGCGCGGACATGCGGGTGGCGGCGGTCTACGCGACCGATACCGCCCGAGGCTGCGCGGAGTGGGCACACCTGGTCGCCGGCACCAGCTCGATCCGGGAGGGCAGCCGGCTCGAACGCGCCTTCCGGGACATCTACACCGGGACGCAGCACGCCTTCATCAGCGAGAAGGTCGCCATCGACGTCGCGCAGATCTGGCTCGGCATCATCGACGACCAGCCGGGGCTGTGA
- a CDS encoding DUF4333 domain-containing protein yields MTRIVRARRCTSRPTGIRIGAGVFAGLVALQLTGCSSKTTVKPEGAAQSVVDVVSRQTGFRPNDVSCPSGVEAKVGQEFDCHFTGPEGKGYTAHMRITKVEGEQVVFDVKSRPS; encoded by the coding sequence ATGACACGCATCGTCCGGGCACGACGCTGTACGAGCCGGCCGACTGGTATCCGCATCGGGGCGGGTGTATTCGCCGGGTTGGTGGCGCTGCAGCTGACCGGCTGTAGCTCCAAGACGACGGTCAAACCCGAGGGGGCGGCGCAATCCGTCGTCGACGTCGTCTCGCGCCAAACGGGATTCCGCCCGAACGATGTGAGTTGTCCGTCCGGCGTCGAAGCCAAGGTGGGCCAAGAGTTCGACTGCCACTTCACCGGCCCGGAGGGTAAGGGATACACCGCGCACATGCGCATCACCAAAGTCGAGGGCGAACAGGTCGTCTTCGACGTCAAGAGCCGCCCCAGCTAG
- a CDS encoding TIGR03560 family F420-dependent LLM class oxidoreductase, translated as MRITVKFDLGFKYPELEQLWRQADRLGFEAVWDYDHFYGPMEHTDPTFEGWTTLAAMAVVTRQARIGCLVAGVTYRNPAILAKMAVTVDHISGGRLDFGIGAGWHEAEHRGYGIEFPGPGTRVAMVDEALTVIRRLWTEESVTFAGRFFTLQDALCEPKPLQRPHPPIMIGGTEPKMLSVVARHADMWNMPGHEGPQRWAEVNGRLFDACSAVGRDPSEIERSAQVSLHPAEPGQVDEQLALLPEFERLGCEHMVLAFREAPTAGLLERCRALDYQTRIQSTSMLAG; from the coding sequence ATGCGCATCACGGTCAAATTCGACCTGGGTTTCAAATATCCCGAACTCGAGCAGTTGTGGCGCCAAGCCGATCGTCTTGGTTTCGAAGCGGTGTGGGATTACGACCATTTTTACGGGCCGATGGAACACACCGACCCGACCTTTGAGGGCTGGACCACGCTGGCCGCCATGGCGGTGGTGACTCGACAGGCGCGCATCGGCTGCCTGGTAGCCGGCGTGACGTACCGGAACCCGGCGATCCTCGCCAAGATGGCGGTCACCGTCGACCACATTTCCGGCGGGCGGCTCGACTTCGGGATCGGGGCCGGCTGGCACGAGGCCGAGCATCGCGGCTATGGGATCGAGTTTCCCGGCCCCGGCACCCGCGTCGCGATGGTTGACGAGGCGCTGACCGTGATCCGTCGGCTCTGGACCGAGGAATCGGTGACCTTCGCGGGCAGGTTTTTCACCCTCCAAGACGCGCTGTGCGAGCCCAAGCCGCTGCAGAGGCCACACCCGCCGATCATGATCGGCGGCACCGAGCCGAAGATGTTGAGCGTCGTCGCGCGCCACGCCGACATGTGGAACATGCCCGGGCACGAGGGGCCCCAGAGGTGGGCGGAAGTCAACGGCAGGCTTTTCGACGCGTGCTCCGCCGTGGGCCGGGACCCGAGCGAGATCGAGCGTTCCGCGCAGGTGTCACTGCATCCGGCCGAACCCGGCCAGGTGGATGAACAGCTGGCGTTGTTACCCGAATTCGAGCGACTCGGCTGCGAGCACATGGTGCTGGCGTTCCGCGAGGCGCCGACGGCGGGGCTCCTGGAACGCTGCCGGGCGCTGGACTACCAGACCCGTATCCAGTCGACGAGCATGTTGGCGGGGTAG
- a CDS encoding NAD-dependent epimerase/dehydratase family protein: protein MRGSKILITGPTGQLATPIARALAADNEVWGIARFTDPAAREGLEKAGVHCQTVNLAAGDFSELPNDFEYVLNLAVAKSGHWDKDLAANAESVGLLMAHCRGARAFLHCSSAAVYDPPGDNPRAEGAALGDNHKPLFPTYSISKIAGEVVARSMARALGVPTTIARLNVPYGDNGGWPFYHMEMMLAGIPIPVPPGEPARYNPIHEDDIIATIPKLLEVATVPATTVNWCGDQTVSIQEWCGYLGSLVGKEPVFEVSAQALRGNPTDCARMHELIGGTTVDWRDGLRRMAVKFHPELVGA, encoded by the coding sequence ATGCGCGGCTCAAAGATCCTGATCACCGGACCGACCGGTCAACTGGCGACCCCCATTGCGCGGGCACTCGCGGCCGACAACGAGGTGTGGGGCATCGCCCGCTTCACCGATCCGGCGGCGCGGGAAGGTCTGGAGAAGGCGGGCGTCCACTGCCAGACGGTCAACTTGGCGGCCGGCGACTTCAGCGAACTGCCAAACGATTTCGAGTACGTCCTCAACCTCGCGGTGGCCAAGAGCGGGCACTGGGACAAGGACCTCGCGGCCAATGCGGAGTCGGTGGGCCTGCTCATGGCGCACTGCCGCGGCGCCAGGGCATTCCTGCATTGCTCTTCGGCCGCCGTCTATGACCCACCCGGCGACAACCCCCGAGCCGAGGGCGCCGCCCTGGGCGACAACCACAAGCCGCTGTTCCCCACCTACTCCATCTCCAAGATCGCCGGGGAGGTTGTCGCCCGGTCGATGGCGCGGGCCCTCGGAGTGCCGACCACCATCGCCCGGCTCAACGTTCCTTACGGCGACAACGGGGGGTGGCCGTTCTACCACATGGAGATGATGCTCGCGGGCATCCCGATCCCCGTCCCGCCCGGGGAACCCGCCCGCTACAACCCGATTCACGAGGACGACATCATCGCGACCATCCCGAAGTTGCTGGAGGTGGCCACGGTACCGGCGACCACCGTCAACTGGTGCGGCGACCAAACGGTCAGCATCCAGGAGTGGTGTGGCTACCTCGGTTCACTCGTGGGCAAGGAGCCGGTCTTCGAGGTGAGCGCTCAAGCGCTGCGCGGCAATCCCACCGACTGCGCGCGGATGCACGAGCTCATCGGCGGCACGACGGTGGACTGGCGCGACGGGTTGCGCCGCATGGCCGTCAAGTTTCATCCAGAGTTGGTCGGCGCGTAG
- a CDS encoding SOUL family heme-binding protein — MINPLKLAEQVAESVLAVGGIRIGTEEPKYTRQPLTAAVEIRRYGPRIAAETTVDADENRARDAGFRRLAGYIFGGNRRDQSISMTAPVSQQSSRGGEQIAMTAPVVQSADTESGWTIRFFMPAKWTMDTLPAPDDDRVRLVTVPPATVAVLRFSGDRSPKAVASRTRELLDALQDKGIQPAGDPEAWFYDPPWTLPMRRRNEIAIPIDPASAPE, encoded by the coding sequence ATGATCAATCCGCTCAAGCTCGCCGAACAGGTGGCCGAATCGGTCCTGGCGGTGGGCGGCATCCGCATCGGTACCGAGGAACCGAAGTACACGCGCCAGCCACTGACCGCCGCCGTCGAGATCCGCCGCTACGGTCCGCGGATCGCCGCCGAGACGACGGTCGACGCCGACGAAAACCGCGCTCGCGACGCCGGGTTCCGACGATTGGCCGGCTACATATTCGGCGGCAATCGGCGCGATCAATCGATCTCCATGACCGCACCCGTCAGCCAGCAGTCGAGCCGGGGCGGCGAGCAGATCGCGATGACCGCACCCGTCGTCCAGTCCGCCGATACCGAGAGCGGCTGGACGATCCGCTTTTTCATGCCCGCGAAGTGGACGATGGACACCCTGCCCGCCCCCGACGATGACCGGGTCCGCCTCGTCACCGTGCCGCCGGCGACCGTCGCGGTGCTGCGATTCAGCGGTGACCGCAGCCCCAAGGCGGTCGCCTCTCGCACTCGCGAACTCCTGGACGCGTTGCAAGACAAGGGGATTCAGCCAGCCGGCGACCCCGAGGCCTGGTTCTACGATCCGCCCTGGACATTGCCGATGCGGCGTCGCAATGAGATCGCGATTCCCATCGATCCGGCGTCCGCGCCGGAGTAG
- a CDS encoding NADP-dependent oxidoreductase, protein MTGRNRRFLLRERPTGRIGPGTFEMTEEAIPDLGDGEALVRVDWISLDPTNRMWINDTPTYLPPVGIGEVMRAAALGEVVASNSSTHTVGQKVQGLLGWQEYAVVSDTSLVNPVDVAQGISPSAYLGALGMTGLTAWIGIRDIGKPQPGETVVVSAAAGAVGSVAGQLAKAAGARVVGIAGGPEKCSLLTDRLGFDAVVDHRADDWPAQLAAATPDGIDVDFENVGGEIMDAIFARLNIGARVALCGLISGYNAEDPPPGPRAFGNLLIQRATVQGFIVLDHFGRAPEALSEIAGLIEAGKLTPLETVVEGFEQLPTAINMLFDGKNVGKLVVKVG, encoded by the coding sequence ATGACCGGACGAAACCGTCGTTTCCTGCTTCGCGAACGTCCCACCGGCCGTATCGGCCCCGGCACTTTCGAAATGACCGAAGAGGCGATCCCCGACCTCGGCGACGGCGAGGCGCTGGTGCGCGTCGATTGGATCTCGCTCGACCCGACGAACCGCATGTGGATCAACGACACCCCGACCTACCTGCCGCCGGTCGGGATCGGCGAGGTCATGCGCGCCGCCGCGCTCGGCGAGGTGGTCGCGTCCAACAGTTCGACCCACACCGTCGGACAGAAGGTGCAGGGCCTCCTCGGCTGGCAGGAGTACGCGGTGGTCTCGGACACGTCGCTCGTCAATCCGGTCGACGTCGCGCAGGGCATCTCGCCGAGCGCCTACCTGGGCGCGCTGGGGATGACCGGGCTCACCGCGTGGATCGGGATCCGCGATATCGGCAAGCCACAGCCCGGCGAGACGGTCGTCGTTTCGGCGGCGGCCGGCGCGGTCGGCTCGGTGGCCGGCCAGCTGGCCAAGGCCGCCGGAGCGCGCGTCGTCGGGATCGCCGGGGGGCCCGAGAAGTGCTCGCTGCTCACCGACCGGCTGGGCTTCGATGCCGTCGTCGACCACCGTGCCGACGACTGGCCCGCCCAGCTGGCCGCGGCGACACCCGACGGCATCGACGTCGACTTCGAGAACGTGGGCGGCGAGATCATGGACGCGATCTTCGCTCGCCTCAACATCGGCGCCCGCGTCGCGCTGTGCGGTTTGATCTCCGGCTACAACGCGGAAGACCCGCCACCGGGTCCGCGCGCGTTCGGGAACCTGCTCATCCAGCGCGCCACCGTGCAGGGCTTCATCGTCCTCGACCACTTCGGGCGCGCGCCGGAAGCTCTCAGCGAGATCGCGGGCCTGATCGAGGCGGGAAAGCTCACGCCGCTCGAGACCGTGGTCGAGGGGTTCGAGCAGCTGCCCACGGCGATCAACATGCTGTTCGACGGCAAGAACGTCGGCAAGCTGGTGGTCAAGGTCGGCTGA
- a CDS encoding class I SAM-dependent methyltransferase, which produces MTHHNDRKVQAGLLTGVSETALLTLYGRAHQAAQPDPIIDDPMAVKLVDAIDFDFEKFGRRGQEMALRSLAVDRCAIAYLTTHPAATVVALGEGLQTSFWRLDRSLPEPRFRWVSVDLPPVVELRQRLLPHSARITHLAQSALDYTWIDKVDADNGVFVSAEGLLMYLQPDDALGLIAQCAESFPGGQMFFDLPPTVVKKIARKGLRSSKRYRVPPMPFSLSTRQLAKLPQTMPGVRAFHDVPMPPGRGMFFGTLYPAFWRFPPVQPYRGVYALLEFG; this is translated from the coding sequence ATGACTCATCACAATGACCGCAAAGTGCAGGCTGGGCTGCTGACCGGCGTATCGGAAACGGCGCTGCTGACGCTTTACGGACGGGCACACCAGGCCGCGCAGCCCGACCCGATCATCGACGACCCCATGGCCGTCAAGCTCGTCGACGCCATCGACTTCGACTTCGAGAAGTTCGGCCGCAGGGGTCAGGAGATGGCGCTGCGCTCGCTGGCCGTGGACCGATGCGCGATCGCGTACCTCACCACCCACCCGGCGGCGACCGTCGTCGCGCTCGGGGAAGGCTTGCAAACGTCCTTCTGGCGGCTGGACCGCTCACTACCCGAGCCGCGATTCAGGTGGGTCTCAGTGGACTTGCCTCCCGTCGTCGAACTTCGGCAGCGCCTGCTGCCGCATTCCGCGCGCATCACCCATCTCGCACAATCCGCTCTCGACTACACCTGGATCGACAAGGTGGACGCGGACAACGGCGTGTTCGTCTCCGCCGAAGGTCTGTTGATGTACCTGCAGCCCGACGACGCGCTGGGACTGATCGCTCAGTGCGCCGAGAGCTTTCCCGGCGGTCAGATGTTTTTCGACCTCCCCCCGACCGTGGTCAAGAAGATCGCACGAAAGGGCCTGCGTTCGTCCAAGCGCTACCGGGTGCCGCCGATGCCGTTCAGCCTCTCGACCCGTCAACTGGCGAAGTTGCCGCAGACGATGCCCGGCGTCCGCGCCTTCCACGATGTGCCGATGCCGCCGGGTCGGGGCATGTTCTTCGGAACGCTGTACCCCGCGTTCTGGCGCTTCCCACCGGTGCAGCCGTATCGCGGCGTCTACGCCCTGCTCGAATTCGGCTGA
- a CDS encoding NYN domain-containing protein → MRWIVDGMNVIGSRPDGWWKDRDRAMVALTDRLDRWAAEHGDPVTVVFERPPSTAIGASVIEIGYAPRAAANSADDEIVRRVQADPRPHEIRVVTSDKGLSDRVVRLGASVHPAAGFRDLIDPQGA, encoded by the coding sequence GTGCGGTGGATCGTGGACGGCATGAATGTGATCGGGAGCCGCCCGGACGGCTGGTGGAAGGACCGCGACCGCGCCATGGTCGCTTTGACGGACCGCCTCGACCGATGGGCCGCCGAGCATGGAGACCCCGTGACGGTCGTCTTTGAGCGGCCGCCGTCGACCGCCATTGGCGCGTCCGTCATCGAGATCGGCTATGCGCCCAGGGCGGCCGCAAACTCGGCCGACGACGAGATCGTCCGGCGCGTCCAAGCCGACCCCCGACCGCATGAGATCCGGGTGGTGACGTCGGACAAAGGGCTCAGCGACCGCGTGGTGCGCCTGGGCGCGTCGGTCCACCCGGCCGCCGGGTTTCGCGACCTCATCGATCCGCAGGGCGCATGA
- a CDS encoding class I SAM-dependent methyltransferase: MSSPDHAITHVSDTARWTALHRATESARPDALFNDPLAERLAGEHGREIVAAVPRSTRNGWWLVARTKIIDDAIAEAIAGGCDRVLNLAAGLDTRPYRLALPADLTWVEADLPKLLAEKTQLLADEVPRCRLTRIAVDLADPTARGAFLDEALRGATKALVLTEGLLMYLDDADVVSLSAALTRPEIGWWMLDFAGPGLKKMMNKKMAGMLQNAPFKFAPENGLAYFEGLGWQTVHVEALYLAAHRFHRLPLWMRPLAWLPQPDPRHPGGRAWSAVALLTR, encoded by the coding sequence ATGTCAAGCCCCGATCACGCGATCACCCATGTCTCCGATACCGCCCGCTGGACCGCGCTGCACCGGGCAACCGAATCGGCCCGGCCCGATGCTCTGTTCAACGACCCGCTCGCAGAACGCCTGGCCGGCGAACACGGCCGCGAGATCGTCGCGGCCGTCCCGCGATCGACCCGCAACGGCTGGTGGCTCGTCGCGCGGACCAAAATCATCGACGACGCCATCGCGGAAGCGATCGCCGGCGGCTGCGACCGGGTGCTGAATCTTGCCGCCGGTCTGGACACCCGGCCCTATCGGCTGGCGCTGCCGGCCGATCTGACCTGGGTGGAGGCGGATCTGCCGAAGTTGCTCGCCGAGAAGACCCAGCTGCTCGCCGACGAGGTGCCGCGGTGCCGGCTGACTCGCATCGCGGTCGATCTGGCCGACCCCACGGCCCGCGGCGCGTTTCTCGACGAGGCCCTGCGCGGCGCCACCAAGGCGCTGGTGCTGACCGAGGGCCTGTTGATGTATCTGGACGACGCCGACGTCGTCTCGCTTTCAGCGGCACTCACGCGGCCCGAGATCGGCTGGTGGATGCTCGACTTCGCCGGGCCGGGCCTGAAAAAGATGATGAACAAGAAAATGGCCGGCATGTTGCAAAACGCACCGTTCAAGTTCGCGCCCGAAAACGGGCTGGCATATTTCGAAGGCCTGGGCTGGCAAACCGTCCACGTGGAGGCGCTCTATTTGGCCGCCCACCGCTTTCACCGCCTGCCGTTGTGGATGCGCCCGCTGGCCTGGCTGCCCCAGCCGGATCCGCGTCACCCGGGTGGAAGGGCGTGGAGCGCGGTGGCCCTCCTCACCCGTTGA
- a CDS encoding DUF732 domain-containing protein, which translates to MQHRRFQHPPARSLAAVALAGALLLAVPPNAHADVVAYLLNVTVRPGYHFADADAALVYGHGICDKISRGRSYAQVMADVKDDLNTSDEFQASYLISQAVNELCPALIWQLRKSASN; encoded by the coding sequence ATGCAGCACCGCCGGTTCCAACACCCACCCGCAAGGTCTCTCGCAGCTGTGGCGTTGGCGGGTGCGTTATTGCTCGCGGTGCCACCGAACGCACACGCTGATGTGGTGGCCTACCTGCTCAACGTGACGGTGCGTCCCGGCTATCACTTCGCCGATGCCGATGCGGCGTTGGTGTACGGACATGGCATCTGCGACAAAATATCTCGGGGTCGCAGCTACGCGCAGGTCATGGCCGACGTCAAGGACGACCTCAATACTTCCGATGAATTCCAGGCCTCGTACCTGATCAGTCAGGCAGTTAACGAGCTGTGCCCCGCCCTGATCTGGCAGCTGCGAAAGTCCGCGTCCAACTGA